The window CGACGGTAGCAATCGATATCGCCCCAAGGGCCGGCGGAGCGCTACTGCGCCTGAAGCACGACGCACCGCCGAGAGAGCGCGGCGATCTCTCACTCGCGGATTTCTGGATGCTCTCCTTCGAGAATCTGAGACGATTCCTTCGCGATGGAGCGGCTCCCCTCCGCTGCGATTACACGTCGATACCGCACGACGTCGTCGAGCTCGACCTCGAGATCGAGGCCTCCCGCGAAGAAGTGTTTCGCGGCCTTACCGACGAACGGATCTTGAATCGCTGGATCGCCGCCGGGTCTGCCGACGTCGAGCCAACACTCGGCGGACGGTATCGCTACTGGGACGGACAGGGTCCCATCAAGATTCTGAGCATCGTGCCCAACGAGAAGCTCTCCTGTAGCTGGAAGTACGGGGAGGACCCGGAAACCGTCGTCAGCTGGACGCTCAGTGGCTCGGAGGGACGGACGCGGATTTCGCTGGTCCACAGCGGATTCGGTAGAGACGTCGAGGACTTTCGCACCGGCTGGCTCCGGCACATGTTGTGGCTAAAGGAGACACTCGAGCAGGGCGAGTCGTGGAGTCGACCCGTTCTCGCAACGACCGACTGCCGCGCTTGACGCGAGAATCAGAAATAGAGGCTCACCGAGAAATACACGGTCGTCGGCACGAGACCGTACTCCGACGCCAGCGGCTGGCCCGGCTCGCTGGCCTCTGGCCCCAGGCCGAGGAACATCCCGCCGTTGAGCGTGGCCTCGTCGCTCGCCGAATAGGCAAAGCTCGGCGAGAGCAGGGAACTGTCATCGCCCAGGTTCCACAGCCACAGGGCACCGAACGGCCACAGCGGGTAACCTGAAAGGAGGCCTGAACTGCGGCCTCGTCCCGACCCAACACCGGCAGCTCGCCGCGAAGAAACGGCGCGAGCGAACCAAGTCGACTCCACCGCGTTGTCACGAGAAAGCGCCAACCGACGATCACTCGGCCGCGCCCGCCATTAAGAACAGCTTCCAGCAGACGAGCAAGGCCAGAATGACGCCGGTCGCGAGAACGGCGTAGCCCGCCAATGGAGTCAACGGGACCAGAAGAACGAGCCCGGCAGCGATCGGAGC is drawn from Vicinamibacteria bacterium and contains these coding sequences:
- a CDS encoding SRPBCC domain-containing protein; this encodes PPAKVFEALTTTAYLEAWFAERAQVSTDEARYDFWGRFTPYAPGPEEGRHRLLSVESNAKLVFRWPVRGAETTVAIDIAPRAGGALLRLKHDAPPRERGDLSLADFWMLSFENLRRFLRDGAAPLRCDYTSIPHDVVELDLEIEASREEVFRGLTDERILNRWIAAGSADVEPTLGGRYRYWDGQGPIKILSIVPNEKLSCSWKYGEDPETVVSWTLSGSEGRTRISLVHSGFGRDVEDFRTGWLRHMLWLKETLEQGESWSRPVLATTDCRA